AGGATGCCCTCAAGCGCCAATTTGTATTCCTGGACGATCTGGTTTACCGGCGTTTTCATATGAGTTTATTTTATTCTCGTTTAGGCAAAAAGCCAAATTGCGCGCCATCCCGCCGGCGCCGCTCCTCACTCTCTCCCCAACTCTTCCTTCAGCACTCGCTTCAATACTTTCCCTATCACCGTCTTGGGCAGACTGTCCCTGAACACTATCTTCTTGGGCGCCTTGTATGACGCCATGTTCTTCCGGCAATACGCGGTGATATCCTCCGCCGTCACTTGCGCGCCCGGCTTCTTCACCACCGCCGCGACCACCCGCTCGCCAAGATAGCTGTCGTCCATGCCCACCACCGCCGCCTCCATCACGCCGGGGCACTGGTACAGTATGTCCTCCACCTCCTTGGGATAAACGTTGCAACCGCCGCTTATTATCATCTCCTTCTTGCGGTCCATCAGGAACACGTAGCCGTCCGCGTCCACATATCCCATGTCGCCGGTGAAAAGCCAGCCGTTCTTGAGCACCCGGGCGGTCTCCTCCGGCTTTCCGTGGTAACCGGCCATCACCTGCGGGCCGTTGACGATCATCTCGCCGACCTCTCCTTGCGGGCATTCCTCCCCGTCCTCGCTTTTGACTATAAGGCTTTTCGTCCCCGGCAGGGGAAGGCCGATGCTGCCGGGCCGGGCGGAGCCGTCCAGCGGGTTGCAATGGGTGCAGGGGCTGGCCTCCGTCAGCCCATAACCTTCCACAAGCTTGCCTCCGGTGAGTTTTTCGAACCGCTCCTTCACCTCCAGCGGCAAAGGGGCCGCGCCGGACACGCAGAACTTGATGGACGATATGTCCCGCTTGGCCGCTTTCGGGTGGTTGTTTACCGCCACATACATCGCCGGCACACCGGGGAATATGGTTGCGCGGCGTTTTTCGATGAGTTTCATCACCGCGTCCGCCTCGAACTTCGGGACCAGCGCCATTTCCGCCCCCAGCGACAGCGCAAGGTTTAGCCCGGTGGTCATGCCGAAGGCGTGGAAAGTGGGAAGGGCGAGGATGAAAACCTCCTTGCCCGGCTGCGCCCCCAAAAACCACTGGCGGCATTGCAGGGCGTTGGACAGCACGTTGCGATGGGTAAGGCGCACCCCCTTGGCGGTCCCCGTCGTCCCGCCGGTGTATTGCAGCAGCGCCGTCTGGTCCGGCGATATTTTCGCGGACTGCGCCTCGTCTGAAGCGTTGTTCACAAGCTCGCTCCAATACGCGGCAAGCGGGCCGGACACCGGCCAGGGCATATAGTCGGCGAGGTTCAGGACGATCAACTTCTCAAGTTCCGTGTTTTTCGCCACCTCCATCACCCTGTTGGCGAAAAGGTTGAGGACGAACGCCACCTTCACCCCCGCGTCGTTGAACTGCGCCTCGATTTCGCGCTCTACATACAGGGGATTTGTCTGCGTGACCACCGCGCCGAGGCGCAACACCGCCTGGTATGCGATGAGCCCCTGCGGGCAGTTTGGCGCCATAATGGCCACGGTGTCCCCTTCGCCCACACCCAGGCCGCGCAGGATGTTCATTACTTTTTTCACCTGCCGGTCGAATTCTCTGTAGGTGATCACGGTCCCATAGAAAAAGATCGCGGTGTTCTCCGGATATTGCGCGGCCGCCTCTTCGAGCAGGGAGGTGAGCGGCTTTTCGGGGATGGTGAATTGCATGGCCAACTTTATCTCTTGTCCTTTTTCCATAGAGTATTCAGGTCGCGTTTGCCGTGTATGAGGCCAAGTATCACAATGCTCTGCCCTTCGATCAAGTAAACAAGCCGGTATTCCTTGATAAAAAGTTCACGGATGCGGGGATTATCAAGCTCGGGGACAACCCTGCCTCTTTCCGG
This genomic window from Nitrospinota bacterium contains:
- a CDS encoding type II toxin-antitoxin system RelE/ParE family toxin, whose protein sequence is MAGKISWSFHAADDLLAISEFIGKDSEFYSAAFARDCMAASRSLEIFPERGRVVPELDNPRIRELFIKEYRLVYLIEGQSIVILGLIHGKRDLNTLWKKDKR
- a CDS encoding long-chain fatty acid--CoA ligase; the encoded protein is MEKGQEIKLAMQFTIPEKPLTSLLEEAAAQYPENTAIFFYGTVITYREFDRQVKKVMNILRGLGVGEGDTVAIMAPNCPQGLIAYQAVLRLGAVVTQTNPLYVEREIEAQFNDAGVKVAFVLNLFANRVMEVAKNTELEKLIVLNLADYMPWPVSGPLAAYWSELVNNASDEAQSAKISPDQTALLQYTGGTTGTAKGVRLTHRNVLSNALQCRQWFLGAQPGKEVFILALPTFHAFGMTTGLNLALSLGAEMALVPKFEADAVMKLIEKRRATIFPGVPAMYVAVNNHPKAAKRDISSIKFCVSGAAPLPLEVKERFEKLTGGKLVEGYGLTEASPCTHCNPLDGSARPGSIGLPLPGTKSLIVKSEDGEECPQGEVGEMIVNGPQVMAGYHGKPEETARVLKNGWLFTGDMGYVDADGYVFLMDRKKEMIISGGCNVYPKEVEDILYQCPGVMEAAVVGMDDSYLGERVVAAVVKKPGAQVTAEDITAYCRKNMASYKAPKKIVFRDSLPKTVIGKVLKRVLKEELGRE